AACTTATGCTTACAACGGTGGGCTTTTTGCAAAAGATGAAAAACTTGATTCTTTAGAAATTTCTGATGAAACTCTTCAAAAAGTTTTAAATCTCGGTTCTTACGACTTTTCAACGGAACTTGATGTGAATATTTTGGGACACATTTTTGAGAATTCGCTTGACGATTTACAGAAATTTGCTGAAAATGATTTTAAATCTATTCGGAAACGGGACGGAGTTTTTTACACACCACAATTTATAACGAAATATATTATTGAAAACACAATTGGGGAATTATGCCGAAAAAAGTGGGCTGAAATTGTCAAAAATGAGACGGAATCTGAACTTTTGGAATACAGAAAATTTCTTGAAAATTTGAGAATTCTTGATCCTGCCGTCGGTTCTGGTGCATTTTTGAATGAGGCTTTGGATTTTCTGGTTCGGGAGCATGAGAAACTTCGTGAAAAACTTTTGCCATTTGGAGATTTGACTCTCGGCTACGAATTTGACAAGGAGATTTTGGAAAATAATCTTTTTGGAGTGGATATAAATCGGAGTGCAATTGAAGTTGCAAAATTGAGTTTGTGGATCAAAACAGCAAAACCGAACCGAAAATTATCAAATTTGAATAAGAATTTGAAAGTTGCAAATTCACTTTTGGAGATGCCGTTTGAGGAAAAATCGTTTGATATTGTTTTGGGAAATCCGCCTTATGTTCGAGTGCAGGGATTGAAAAAAAATGAGAAAAGTGAGAGTGAAAAGCTGGAAAAAATCTATCGTTCGGCAACAGGAAACTACGATATTTATGTGCTTTTTATTGAAAAATCCTTAGAAATGATTTCGGAAAATGGGAAAGTTGGATTTATTTTGCCACACAAATTTTTGATTTCGGAGTTTGGAAAAGGGGTTCGGGAAGTTTTAGCAGAAAAACGAGCAGTCGAAAAGTTGGTGCATTTTGGAAGTGAAATAGTTTTCAAAGATGCCTCTACCTACACTTGCATTTTGAATTTGAGTTTGGGGAATGAGAAAGTTCGTTTTGTGGAGACAAAGCCTACAAATTTGAAAAACTTATCTTGGAATGAGACGAGTTATGAAAATTTGAGTAGTGAAAAGTGGGTTTTGAAGAGTGAAAAAGTGTCGGGGATTTTGGAGAAATTGAAAGAACGACCTCATCGGGCAAGTGATATTTTTGAGAGAATTTTTACGGGTTTGCAAACAAGTGGAGACAAAATCTATCTTTTGGAAAAAACAAAAAATGGACTCTATTCACATTCGCTGAAAAAAGTTGTGGAAATCGAAAATGGACTTTTGAAACCGATTTTGAAAGGTGAAGATATTTCCAGATATGCAAATTTGGAAAACCGATATTTTGTGATTTTTCCATACCTGATTTCTGACGGAAAAGCCCAACCGATGACCGAAAATTTCATTTCGGAAAACTTTCCAAACGGCTACAAATATTTGAAAGAGAATGAAACGGAATTACGAAATCGTGAAAAAGGCAAAATGGACAAAGAGGGCTGGTTTCTCTATATTTATCCGAAAAGTTTGACTGAATTTCAAAAAGAGAAAATTGTTACTTCTGATATTGTAAATTATCCAAATATGACTTTAGAAAATGGCACTTTTTATCACGGAACAACGATTTACAGTTTAGTTAAAAAATCAAATTTAGAAATTGATAACTTTTCACTTTTAGGACTTTTAAACTCTAAACTTTTTTGGTTTTTTATTAAAA
Above is a window of Thiovulum sp. ES DNA encoding:
- a CDS encoding type I restriction-modification system methyltransferase subunit (PFAM: N-6 DNA Methylase), which encodes TYAYNGGLFAKDEKLDSLEISDETLQKVLNLGSYDFSTELDVNILGHIFENSLDDLQKFAENDFKSIRKRDGVFYTPQFITKYIIENTIGELCRKKWAEIVKNETESELLEYRKFLENLRILDPAVGSGAFLNEALDFLVREHEKLREKLLPFGDLTLGYEFDKEILENNLFGVDINRSAIEVAKLSLWIKTAKPNRKLSNLNKNLKVANSLLEMPFEEKSFDIVLGNPPYVRVQGLKKNEKSESEKLEKIYRSATGNYDIYVLFIEKSLEMISENGKVGFILPHKFLISEFGKGVREVLAEKRAVEKLVHFGSEIVFKDASTYTCILNLSLGNEKVRFVETKPTNLKNLSWNETSYENLSSEKWVLKSEKVSGILEKLKERPHRASDIFERIFTGLQTSGDKIYLLEKTKNGLYSHSLKKVVEIENGLLKPILKGEDISRYANLENRYFVIFPYLISDGKAQPMTENFISENFPNGYKYLKENETELRNREKGKMDKEGWFLYIYPKSLTEFQKEKIVTSDIVNYPNMTLENGTFYHGTTIYSLVKKSNLEIDNFSLLGLLNSKLFWFFIKNTSTELRGGYFRVKTKYIEPFPIPDLTELSKSGISNFAKKLLDLNSQLKNVKNSFLDEVALQKIPRKIENFEKFELDEFISELAKTKKLKFSDKLAKRNFKNEWKSLFENDKNEVLKLQNEISELENQIDKIVFKLY